A genomic region of Rhipicephalus sanguineus isolate Rsan-2018 chromosome 1, BIME_Rsan_1.4, whole genome shotgun sequence contains the following coding sequences:
- the LOC119378912 gene encoding FMRFamide receptor-like has translation MASAWMCTQGQVHLYPADGNPSSDLACTGCDSTEASFLPDPVAEGSSYDALLESSRFWIQRVLVPIVTFIGVIGNAVTIVIMTRMRMRSSTNNYLAALAIVDMLYLLGGFALSLKHYEFIIEKGLSVYLRCFPVLVLLADTCSNSSVWLTATFTVERYIAVCHPIRSKVLCTESRARKAVVGVVIFCFALALPTPFEYALFTEHDPVTNTTIVSLSYSELGRNEVYKKTYYWLTVVVFTLVPFCLLAVFNAFLVRSVHISRKQRSRMILGTDSSRDSPETKITVMLIAVVILFFVCQLPTAITLLYSSIANPEEGSQQEKLIFILGNVFNFLMSLNAAGNFVLYCLLSQKYRRTFLQIFCPFGPLVRLQSVLQYTGTGRNQSEDHATASIRI, from the coding sequence ATGGCATCTGCATGGATGTGCACGCAAGGGCAGGTGCACCTCTACCCGGCGGATGGAAATCCGAGCTCGGACCTCGCATGTACCGGATGCGATTCAACCGAAGCGTCATTCCTACCAGATCCGGTTGCCGAGGGGTCCTCGTATGATGCGCTCTTGGAAAGCAGCCGCTTTTGGATACAGCGTGTACTCGTGCCCATCGTAACATTCATCGGTGTCATCGGAAACGCTGTAACGATAGTTATCATGACTAGAATGCGGATGCGCTCGTCCACCAACAACTACTTGGCCGCGCTCGCCATCGTCGACATGCTGTACCTACTGGGTGGCTTTGCGCTCTCGCTCAAGCACTACGAGTTTATTATTGAAAAAGGCCTGTCAGTATATTTGCGCTGCTTTCCCGTTCTCGTCCTCTTGGCAGACACATGTAGCAACTCGTCTGTGTGGCTCACGGCAACGTTCACTGTGGAGCGCTACATCGCGGTCTGTCACCCTATCAGGAGCAAGGTACTATGCACCGAGTCGCGGGCCAGGAAAGCTGTCGTAGGGgtcgtcatcttctgctttgcgCTTGCTCTACCGACGCCGTTCGAATACGCTCTATTCACGGAGCATGACCCAGTCACAAATACGACCATAGTCAGCCTCAGCTATTCGGAGTTGGGCCGAAATGAAGTGTACAAGAAGACTTACTACTGGTTGACAGTGGTGGTGTTCACTCTGGTACCATTCTGTCTGCTGGCTGTGTTCAACGCGTTTCTCGTGCGTTCCGTGCACATCTCGCGGAAGCAGCGTTCCAGAATGATTCTGGGAACAGACTCCAGCCGCGACAGCCCGGAGACCAAGATTACCGTTATGCTGATCGCGGTGGTCATCCTGTTCTTCGTCTGCCAGCTTCCCACAGCTATCACGCTGCTCTACTCTTCTATCGCGAACCCGGAGGAAGGCAGCCAGCAGGAGAAGCTCATCTTCATTCTGGGAAATGTTTTTAACTTTCTTATGTCGCTCAATGCGGCCGGAAACTTCGTACTATACTGCCTCCTCAGTCAAAAGTACCGGCGCACCTTCCTGCAGATATTCTGCCCTTTTGGTCCGTTGGTGAGGCTCCAGTCAGTTTTGCAGTACACTGGAACCGGTCGTAATCAATCGGAAGACCATGCTACTGCGAGCATCCGCATTTGA